One window from the genome of Pelodictyon luteolum DSM 273 encodes:
- the recD gene encoding exodeoxyribonuclease V subunit alpha — MKYIRYEDERPIDRQFGGFIMRLSTGPGKGVLRVLASLVSRALEGGDVCLDLQSVAGREIMTGEEHVSIPELPELLDVLSRSGVVSDGGGNLPLVKGRGSLLYLQRYHVAESGLARAILNRCLEPQGDPEKEARTALLLQLFPAESEDGGGMQRAAALQALRRRFSVIAGGPGTGKTTTVVKILALLAGEDGTGGGRIAMAAPTGKAALRLSGSVRMQKAALHCTDAARRAIPDEASTLHRLLQAVPGTGRFRHGPLNPLPYDTVVVDEASMVALPLMHAFFSALSPSCRLILLGDPDQLASVEAGAVLGDICAAARLPGSALHGSVTVLERNYRFDGGSDISDLARAVNGGRVEESLGLLAPDRGNGVVLRPPYVGWNERDGVPEELADAIMEGYRPFLEAGDPPSALLAFDRFRMLGAIGDGPGLSGVRGLNMAAEQVLRRAGLIDPSSPFYHGRPVMVRENDYSMRLFNGDTGIVFNDPECDAPLVWFNAPDGSLRAVAPERLPKHETAYAVTIHKSQGSEFDAVLMVLPRQDSPLLSRELLYTAITRARRSVEIRADPEALSAAIRKGTARVSGLKDALLNP, encoded by the coding sequence ATGAAGTACATCAGGTACGAAGACGAACGGCCGATAGACCGCCAGTTCGGAGGGTTCATCATGCGGCTTTCGACGGGTCCCGGCAAGGGTGTCCTCCGGGTGCTCGCATCGCTCGTGAGCAGGGCTCTTGAGGGTGGGGACGTATGCCTTGATCTCCAGAGTGTTGCGGGCCGCGAGATCATGACGGGTGAAGAGCATGTGTCGATACCCGAACTTCCGGAGCTCCTTGATGTGCTGAGCCGGAGCGGCGTCGTCTCCGACGGGGGCGGAAATCTGCCACTGGTGAAGGGGAGAGGAAGCCTCCTCTACCTGCAGCGTTACCATGTTGCTGAATCGGGACTCGCCCGGGCAATTCTCAATCGGTGCCTGGAGCCTCAGGGTGACCCTGAAAAGGAGGCCCGGACGGCGCTGCTCCTGCAGCTTTTCCCCGCTGAATCGGAAGACGGCGGGGGGATGCAGAGAGCCGCTGCCCTGCAGGCACTCCGGCGACGCTTTTCGGTGATCGCCGGCGGGCCCGGCACGGGCAAGACAACGACCGTGGTGAAGATCCTCGCCCTTCTGGCCGGTGAAGACGGCACGGGAGGAGGACGGATCGCCATGGCAGCACCGACCGGCAAGGCGGCACTGCGCCTCAGCGGATCAGTCAGGATGCAGAAGGCCGCACTCCATTGTACAGACGCGGCTCGCCGTGCGATTCCCGACGAAGCCTCCACCCTGCACCGTCTGCTTCAGGCCGTCCCCGGTACTGGTCGGTTCCGCCACGGCCCCCTTAACCCGCTGCCTTACGATACGGTCGTGGTCGACGAGGCCTCGATGGTCGCTCTTCCGCTGATGCATGCGTTCTTCTCCGCTCTTTCGCCTTCGTGCCGCCTGATCCTCCTCGGAGACCCTGACCAGCTCGCATCGGTCGAAGCCGGCGCCGTGCTCGGCGACATATGTGCCGCTGCGCGTCTCCCCGGTTCGGCGCTTCACGGTTCCGTCACCGTGCTTGAGAGGAACTACCGGTTCGATGGCGGTTCGGACATCAGTGATCTTGCCCGCGCTGTCAATGGGGGGAGGGTGGAGGAGTCGCTCGGGCTGCTTGCTCCTGATAGAGGAAACGGCGTCGTGCTCCGCCCTCCCTACGTCGGGTGGAATGAGCGGGACGGGGTGCCGGAGGAACTGGCTGATGCAATCATGGAAGGGTACCGGCCGTTTCTGGAAGCCGGAGACCCGCCCTCTGCGCTGCTGGCGTTCGACCGGTTCAGGATGCTTGGAGCCATCGGCGACGGTCCGGGGCTTTCGGGTGTCCGGGGACTCAATATGGCCGCAGAGCAGGTACTCAGGCGGGCGGGTCTCATCGACCCATCCTCTCCATTTTACCATGGCCGGCCGGTCATGGTCAGGGAGAATGATTACTCCATGCGCCTCTTCAACGGCGATACGGGCATCGTCTTCAATGATCCCGAATGTGATGCTCCATTGGTATGGTTCAATGCGCCGGACGGCTCGCTGCGAGCGGTAGCTCCGGAGCGGCTGCCAAAGCATGAAACAGCCTACGCCGTCACCATACACAAGAGCCAGGGTTCGGAGTTCGATGCCGTGCTGATGGTGCTCCCGCGACAGGATTCACCGCTGCTGTCGCGGGAGCTTCTCTATACGGCCATTACCCGTGCACGCCGCAGCGTGGAAATCAGGGCTGATCCTGAAGCGCTCTCAGCCGCCATCAGGAAAGGGACAGCGAGGGTGTCGGGCCTGAAAGACGCCCTGCTCAATCCGTAG